Proteins from a single region of Cryptococcus neoformans var. neoformans JEC21 chromosome 6 sequence:
- a CDS encoding expressed protein, producing the protein MNVDLRKRFTPISNDALCQQAIQRIRQAGTGKEGVIGCLAALQVEENPIIVPRWRVRECLRIIDPAGASHRFQEMVNRRKYFVPHINSLWHIDGHHKLSAYRIVIIGIIDGKSRMLVGMKAMNNNRAESVLCVFQEAVTKYGIPSRMRADYGTEMLRVKDAMEELRGVNRGSFIQGNSTHNQRIERIWRDLQNWCTGRYPSLFEQLAEQGFLDLGNPIHLWCLHFCFIPQINAALERFTRQWNKHRLRTESGRTPEMIWKREKLTLKMQGGIDIDQNPFAIQDDNDGTVLQARGYDYTAYGVDGHRWVAPNIRRGDMSTKDVMPPLEGFDPVISDQLSDASFQAWLNQKIGPVDLTRDDMGGNRFISCVNETMGYLSSYIPNFKERLFYYM; encoded by the exons atgaatgTCGATCTTCGAAAGCGTTTTACTCCAATCTCCAATGATGCGTTATGCCAGCAG GCAATCCAACGCATTCGACAAGCCGGCACCGGAAAAGAGGGCGTCATTGGTTGCCTTGCTGCCTTACAAGTCGAAGAAAACCCTATTATTGTCCCTCGGTGGCGTGTGCGAGAGTGTCTCCGCATAATCGATCCCGCTGGTGCTTCTCATCGCTTTCAAGAGATGGTCAATCGCCGCAAGTATTTTGTCCCTCACATCAACAGTCTGTGGCACATAGATGGGCACCATAAACTGTCTGCTTATCGGATCGTCATCATTGGCATTATTGATGGCAAGTCGCGCATGTTAGTTGGTATGAAGGCGATGAACAACAACAGGGCAGAATCAGTGTTGTGTGTATTCCAGGAGGCTGTTACCAAGTATGGTATACCCAGTCGAATGCGGGCTGATTATGGGACTGAGATGCTTCGAGTCAAGGACGCAATGGAAGAGCTTCGAG GCGTCAATCGCGGGTCCTTCATTCAGGGTAATTCGACTCATAACCAACGTATTGAGAGGATCTGGAGAGACCTTCAAAATTGGTGCACCGGTCGGTACCCATCCTTGTTTGAGCAGCTGGCTGAGCAAGGCTTTTTGGACCTCGGAAACCCTATCCACCTTTGGTGCCTACATTTTTGCTTCATCCCTCAGATCAACGCTGCCCTTGAGAGGTTCACTCGTCAGTGGAATAAGCATCGTTTGCGCACTGAAAGTGGTCGTACACCTGAGATGATATGGAAGCGTG AGAAGTTGACCCTTAAAATGCAAGGAGGAATTGATATTGATCAAAACCCTTTCGCCATCCAGGATGACAACGACGGTACTGTCCTCCAAGCTAGAGGGTATGACTACACTGCCTATGGCGTTGACGGTCATCGCTGGGTAGCACCAAATATAAGGAGGGGAGACATGTCTACTAAAGATGTAATGCCCCCCCTGGAAGGCTTTGATCCTGTTATCTCTGATCAGCTCTCTGATGCTTCTTTTCAGGCATGGCTCAATCAGAAAATTGGCCCAGTAGACCTTACTAGGGACGATATGGGTGGGAATAGATTCATTTCTTGTGTGAATGAGACTATGGGTTACCTTTCTTCTTACATCCCTAATTTCAAGGAACGCTTGTTCTATTATATGTAA